The Arabidopsis thaliana chromosome 5, partial sequence genomic interval CTACACAAAtcctcataagtcataacttAGTTTCTCTCACTCTACTTCAAAAATCCACATATAGGCTTTTATAAACTCAACctctttttgtaatttgtgtTACAGCAACAATTCTTCATGCAAGCTTGAGAACACCGAACTTGAAGGCACGTTTTAACACATTTAGGGAGGAATTCCGAGCAGTATGGCGTAACTACAGCGAGATTTAGAGTAATGTAAGTTtgaaatatcttcttcttagtCTAACATCTATTTGCTTAACTGGATGGTTAGATTTTCTGAAATGTTGACAGTCTTTGGCAGCTTGTACCACCATGATCGTGTTCTGCTGAGGACATAACGCTGTAAAGACCAAACTTACTGCCTTTCTCCAAGATAAACCCGGTTTCGTTAACACTGTACTATGGATGTTCAATCTGGATTTGTTGCTCAATGACTGGGATcatctgttttttctttgatttgagatttgagCTCTGAGCTCTTTTTGCTAGCAaaatcctctcttttttttgctaaagaCTTGTAAAGCTAGCTTTGTTGTTCTTCGTTCTAACACAAAACCCTTTGTGTAAAGTCCTAGAATCGTTTAATAGcttgcatttttttctttctttttttgggttgagAGGTCTAGTAACAATAATAATGAGATAAcaagaaatggaaaataaacaaatgatttgACTACTTAGCCGAGAGTTTTCGGATAAGAATAGGCAATGGGAAAATGCAAAAGAATTATACTTTATTGAGGTCGTAACATTTTTTCCAACTGACACTCGAAAGAGTTGCATCTTATATCTAGCAAAGTACCTAAAAACCCATTAAAAACATGTAGCAATATTGTTAACAAGCATAACACATGACCTCACTTTCAACGATTGCTCATGGTGATATCAAGTTCATCTAAGATAAACTCAAAAGTTTaaagcaaaaagaaatctCGCTCTTATTCTCTGAACAAAGTTCAGTTTCACTTCTCGACAAAAGACTTGAGATCCTTGAGCCATTGAAGATACTCTCTGCTATCTTTGTTGGCCACATAATCTGCCAGAAAGGTAGTGAAGCTTGGTTTAATACCTCTGATCTCCAAGTACCTGTGGAAAGCCTTCTGCAAATTCTCATCCAAGTCACTGCACATAACACAATAACCAAATTCAATCACATAACAATACCCCAATCTCATATATTCCAAACAAGAACTCACTATCATTGAAGTAAACTTACTCAAAGTCAGGTCCTTCGTAAGCAAGGTCATTATCAGATCCTTGCGGTTGTTTGATCGATAAACTATCAATCACAATCTCATCCGGGTATGCGCTGACTCCAAACTCAAGACACACACCATCACCTTTCTGCACACTAACAACCATCGGAACCCGGACTTTACCCGAGCTCTCTTgatcttcatcgtcttcttcattgtttggttctgcttcctcttcttcatcttcatcatcataagAAGCAACAGAGTCAACTTCCACTTGGATGGTTTCATCCTCAAATTTCCTTGTCAGCAACACAGTTCTCTCCCCTGAATTATCAATGATTTCAAATGGAAACCCTTCTGGCTTATCTTCCAACtgtttttccaaaacatttcTAATTCAGATACAATTGTTCTAAACCCcagaaatattaaaatctcatGAATTCGAGAAGAATCATGTATATTGAAAGAGAGAACTTACGAAGTCAGTGTCATGAGGAGCCTCCTCTGCGACGGCGCATTCGATTTCAGATTCGATAACGCTAACAAGATTCTCGTCGGCGGTTGTTTTAGAGATCGCACTTTCCGTCGAAAAGCTCGAGACTGAGAATGAACTAACCGATCCACGCCTGATCTGGTGGCTACCACGAATCAGCCTCTCGACGGAGACAGCGCCACTGCGGAAGCTAACCGGAGATCTACCCGCACGGAAAGCAAGATTGGCTACTGTTGACGAAGCTCGACGAAACACGGTGCTCAACGCCATTTCTGAGGATTCTAGGGTTTTCCTTAAAAgtgaaaagagaaacagaaatgAGGGTTTTactgagagaagaagagaggtttaAGGTTTGTTTATAGTGCAAAGCATTATGTAGGAGATAAAAAGCCATTTAATAAGGCCCAATTACTTAATGGGCCATAAGAAGCCCATATATTAAAAGGAATTGGTCATTCGTACAGTGAGAGAGGAATGTCTGTGTGTGGACACGTCCTTAAAGgcaaaaggagagaagaacaaaatagcTCTTGCCGGCGTCAGAATTGCGTCACTGTTTCTTCCAACTTCAATTTTAATATCGTTGGCTTGAAGTTAAGGGAAACATAATTGTTCCTCCAAAAAAGCAGAATTAAATTTGTGGTAGATACTTGTTTTTAAATTCATATAGCTCAAAAAAGTTGTCATTTTTAATGTTGGTTTTCTGGTGGCGATGCTCTTAATTACCCAATTCCGTACGATTTATGATCATAAGTCAACTTTTGAGATTTGGGTTTGTGAAATTTTCCTGAATAAAATtatgggtttagggtttttatgATCAATTTCCTGTAAAGTAGCGATTTTTTTCTCCCGGGGATTTTGGTGAGGAACAGGATAGAAAGTCttggttttgttctgtttattgtgtttgtttttgggttctgatcaatgaagaagatgattggGAGTCCTGGAACAATGAGTGGGTTGATACTGAGACTAGGGCAATGTGCAACTGCTGCTGCTTCCATTGGTGTTATGGTTTCTTCTTACGACTTTTCCAATTACACTGCTTTCTGGTAATTGTCCATCTTCAATCTCATTGGTCTTGgtgttttggtttagtttagtttagttgAAGACATTGGACACTGATGTATCAAAAATCTTGACTTTGTAGTTTTTTCTTGGATAAACTTTTGAAGATAGAGCTAACTGAACTAGTAATTGTGTATGATTAACATTTGCCTGAAACTTTgacaagatttttttctttgtttggtaaaaaataTGTGGAAATGgaattatttctatatttcGATTACTGTATGGGGTTATCTCAAAAGATACAAAATGATGATAGATTGCTTTTGCCAATGATTTCAGCTTCTTAGTCGCATCTATGGGTCTTCAATTGATATGGAGCTTTGGACTTGCGTGTCTTGATGTATATGCGATAAGGAGAAAAAGTGATTTACGAAGCCCTATCTTATTGAGCCTTTTCACTGTTGGTGATTGGGTATTAAACTTATCTTCCATTTCATTATATGCTTATTCACTGTTGGTGTCTTGTTGTTTTAAAGGTTATTTGTTTGATAGGTTTCTTTTGGAATTCTGCAGGTCACTGCACTTCTCGCTCTTGCAGCCGCGTGTTCCTCTGCAGGAGTTACTGTTTTATTCACTAAAGACACTGAGTTTTGCAGGCAGCAACCCGCTCTCTCTTGCGATAGGTTTCAGATTTCTGTTGgtttatctttctttaattGGTTTTTAGCTGCTATATCGTCTCATACCATGTTTTGGATCTTGATAtgatatcaaacaaaacccatctcaatgattttacaaaaatccATTTCtatgaattgtttttctcCAATCCATAACCGGAAACAGGGCAAGGGTACAAGtcattttggtaattttctAAGACAGCTATGTCTCAGTAACCTCTTGTGACAGAATATTGATGATGTATTCAATCTCATCAGCAACCTCTTTCATCGAAGGTCGGTTTTGTCTCCGTTCGTTAAGGCACGCAGATGCTAAATTCCCGAGCTGCTGTATCGTCTGCATGTCAATCTTGTTAGCTGTCTTCTTCAGCAGTGGATCGATGCATTCAGTCAATCTCTCTTGATCCATCATCTTGTTAATATACATCACCAGGTTcacatcttcctcttctctagTGAAATCTATCGCCTTCTTCGATGTAACCATCTCCAGAAGCACAACCCCGAAGCTGTACACATCGCTCTTATCAGTTAGCTGGAAATTCCGGTAGTATTCTGGATCGAGGTATCCCAATGTACCTTGCGCACCCGTGAAGATATGGCTCTCGTTATTAGCGGTTTCTGTCAAATCCACAAGTCTTGACAGCCCAAAGTCTGAAACCTTGGCGTTTAGCTTCTCGTCAAGCAAAATATTGCTTGACTTTACGTCGCGGTGGTAAATGGGTGGCTGTGCTGCGGAGTGGAGATAAGCTAATCCTTCAGCGGTTTGGTATGCAATCTGCAGTCTGCGCCGCCAAGTCAGCGGTTTCCAAGTACGGTCTGAACTGCCATGGAGATGTTCGAACAGCGTTCCGTTGGGAATAAACTCGTAGATCAAGAGAGGCAATTCAAGATCAACACAGCAACCGAGAAGCCTAACTAAGCTTCTATGATTGACTTGGCAGAGAATCCGGACTTCGTTTAGGATCTGATCAGTGCCTTTGGTGTTGTTAAGCTTTGCTCGTTTGATCGCGGTTATGGttccatcctcaagaacagCTTTAAACACTTCTCCAAAACCTCCAGTGCCTATGAGATTGTCTTTTGAGAAATTGTTGGTTGCTTTCGTGATTTCTCTGCCAGTGAAGATTCTTGATGATTTTCCAGTGGAATTTGCGCTAAGCATCTCTTCTCGCTCCTTAACAATGTTCTTGTGGATATCCTTTTTAACCTTTTGGTGGCTATGTTTGGTTCCAATTACTGCTACCGCAATCGCTAGCGTAACTCCCACAACCGCAACAGCCGCACCTTCAAGAGCAAAGAAGTTAAAATGGAGTACAATCATATGGgcatttgaatatatttttggtttttcggTTCATCCTCTGTACCTGCGAAAACAacggtcttcttcttctttttgcagTGTTTCCCATGGCGACATTTACCACCTAATACATGTATGCCAAGAACTAATCAATCACAATGATCTGAttcaagaaatttgttttgaatagt includes:
- a CDS encoding Mitochondrial glycoprotein family protein (Mitochondrial glycoprotein family protein; INVOLVED IN: biological_process unknown; LOCATED IN: chloroplast, mitochondrial matrix; EXPRESSED IN: 23 plant structures; EXPRESSED DURING: 13 growth stages; CONTAINS InterPro DOMAIN/s: Mitochondrial glycoprotein (InterPro:IPR003428); BEST Arabidopsis thaliana protein match is: Mitochondrial glycoprotein family protein (TAIR:AT3G55605.1); Has 498 Blast hits to 497 proteins in 162 species: Archae - 0; Bacteria - 2; Metazoa - 46; Fungi - 134; Plants - 219; Viruses - 0; Other Eukaryotes - 97 (source: NCBI BLink).); translation: MALSTVFRRASSTVANLAFRAGRSPVSFRSGAVSVERLIRGSHQIRRGSVSSFSVSSFSTESAISKTTADENLVSVIESEIECAVAEEAPHDTDFLEDKPEGFPFEIIDNSGERTVLLTRKFEDETIQVEVDSVASYDDEDEEEEAEPNNEEDDEDQESSGKVRVPMVVSVQKGDGVCLEFGVSAYPDEIVIDSLSIKQPQGSDNDLAYEGPDFDDLDENLQKAFHRYLEIRGIKPSFTTFLADYVANKDSREYLQWLKDLKSFVEK
- a CDS encoding Uncharacterized protein family (UPF0497) (Uncharacterised protein family (UPF0497); FUNCTIONS IN: molecular_function unknown; INVOLVED IN: biological_process unknown; LOCATED IN: membrane; EXPRESSED DURING: seedling growth; CONTAINS InterPro DOMAIN/s: Uncharacterised protein family UPF0497, trans-membrane plant (InterPro:IPR006702); BEST Arabidopsis thaliana protein match is: Uncharacterised protein family (UPF0497) (TAIR:AT3G53850.1); Has 207 Blast hits to 207 proteins in 15 species: Archae - 0; Bacteria - 0; Metazoa - 0; Fungi - 0; Plants - 207; Viruses - 0; Other Eukaryotes - 0 (source: NCBI BLink).), translated to MKKMIGSPGTMSGLILRLGQCATAAASIGVMVSSYDFSNYTAFCFLVASMGLQLIWSFGLACLDVYAIRRKSDLRSPILLSLFTVGDWVTALLALAAACSSAGVTVLFTKDTEFCRQQPALSCDRFQISVGLSFFNWFLAAISSHTMFWILI
- a CDS encoding Protein kinase family protein (Protein kinase family protein; FUNCTIONS IN: kinase activity; INVOLVED IN: protein amino acid phosphorylation; CONTAINS InterPro DOMAIN/s: Protein kinase, ATP binding site (InterPro:IPR017441), Protein kinase, catalytic domain (InterPro:IPR000719), Serine/threonine-protein kinase-like domain (InterPro:IPR017442), Protein kinase-like domain (InterPro:IPR011009), Serine/threonine-protein kinase, active site (InterPro:IPR008271); BEST Arabidopsis thaliana protein match is: Protein kinase superfamily protein (TAIR:AT3G53840.1); Has 114140 Blast hits to 113200 proteins in 4569 species: Archae - 121; Bacteria - 12456; Metazoa - 42740; Fungi - 9504; Plants - 32338; Viruses - 412; Other Eukaryotes - 16569 (source: NCBI BLink).) — its product is MEKKRSYYALLIPTLLTVWLACAGHSCARHAKAKPPMAGPPRCPNCGPMVVPYPLSTGPTCGDQAYRINCVGGKLYFGALHGSSYVITSINSVTQRIVLRPPGLASSVSCISADVSKQGLELDPHLPFSITSSNTILLLNCSQAMLQAPIDCSPTSLCYSYIKNNASPCSKAPLCCTFRTDGSQTAYTIRINGGGCLAYQSFVGLNPNKEVPPPGKKWPDTGLELQWALPKEPVCKTDVDCNLLLGKSKCLPDPTSLGLKRCSCKKGLEWDPVNAICGKCRHGKHCKKKKKTVVFAGAAVAVVGVTLAIAVAVIGTKHSHQKVKKDIHKNIVKEREEMLSANSTGKSSRIFTGREITKATNNFSKDNLIGTGGFGEVFKAVLEDGTITAIKRAKLNNTKGTDQILNEVRILCQVNHRSLVRLLGCCVDLELPLLIYEFIPNGTLFEHLHGSSDRTWKPLTWRRRLQIAYQTAEGLAYLHSAAQPPIYHRDVKSSNILLDEKLNAKVSDFGLSRLVDLTETANNESHIFTGAQGTLGYLDPEYYRNFQLTDKSDVYSFGVVLLEMVTSKKAIDFTREEEDVNLVMYINKMMDQERLTECIDPLLKKTANKIDMQTIQQLGNLASACLNERRQNRPSMKEVADEIEYIINILSQEVTET